The Pseudomonas eucalypticola genome has a window encoding:
- a CDS encoding TetR/AcrR family transcriptional regulator yields the protein MTTMTERSVETAEPAPRKSRKNNPEKTRENILQAAIAEFVLQGLAGARVDAIAERTQTSKRMIYYYFGSKEQLYVEVLEKLYGDIRSTEVDLHLGELEPRDGIRRLVEFTFDHHDANVDFVRIVCNENMHKGEYIKQSTAIRAMNKTVLHALGEVLERGAREGLFRQGLDALDVHLLISSFCFYRVSNKHTFGEIFQIDFSDEQNKARHREMIVDTVLRYLKP from the coding sequence ATGACAACAATGACAGAACGCTCCGTGGAAACTGCTGAACCGGCGCCACGCAAGAGCCGCAAGAACAACCCTGAGAAAACCCGCGAGAATATCCTTCAGGCGGCGATTGCCGAGTTCGTCCTGCAAGGCCTGGCGGGTGCCCGGGTAGACGCCATTGCCGAACGCACGCAAACCTCCAAGCGCATGATCTACTACTACTTCGGCAGCAAGGAGCAGTTGTACGTCGAGGTGCTGGAAAAACTCTACGGCGACATCCGCAGCACCGAGGTGGACCTGCACCTGGGTGAGCTGGAGCCGCGCGATGGTATCCGCCGCCTGGTGGAATTCACCTTCGACCACCACGACGCCAATGTCGATTTCGTGCGCATCGTGTGCAACGAGAACATGCACAAGGGCGAGTACATCAAGCAGTCCACCGCCATCCGCGCCATGAACAAGACCGTGTTGCACGCCCTGGGCGAGGTACTGGAACGCGGTGCCCGTGAAGGGCTGTTCCGTCAAGGCCTGGACGCCCTGGACGTGCATTTGCTGATCAGTTCGTTCTGCTTCTACCGGGTGTCGAACAAGCACACCTTCGGCGAGATCTTCCAGATCGATTTCAGTGACGAGCAGAACAAGGCACGTCATCGCGAGATGATCGTCGACACGGTGCTGCGTTACCTGAAACCCTGA
- a CDS encoding FAD-dependent oxidoreductase — protein sequence MSAPEHYDCDVLVIGSGAAGLAAAVTAAHHGLKVIVAEKHHQLGGTSAWSGGWLWVPGNPLAVAEGQLETPGAVEQYLRQQLATAQLDDRVQAYLEQGPRMVDFFQRHTHVQFYSGSRMPDMHEGPGAALGGRSLCAQPFDGRRLGPWLHRLRPPLDLISLGGMGIAGGMDLGHFFNATRSVKSALYVARRLARHGCGRLLHGRGLHLVNGNALVARLLRSALDLQVQVRTHSAALALLVDGHRVVGARLSTGPVRARCGVVLAAGGFAHDRQRMSEVFGHDNHLSAAPAENTGDGIRLGEMAGGVVPALPNGAAWAPVSRVMCGAGHTSTAQAFPHLMDRAKPGFIAVRDDGRRFTNEADSYHDFMQALFAADPADRQPHCWLICDHRALRRYGLGAARPFPLPTWGLRRRGYLIKARSVAQLAERCGIDAAALHATVQRFNQQARQGHDDDFHRGASAYNRAQGEATHRPNPSLGELARGPFYAVKLEPGSLGTFMGLATDRQARVLDAQGLVVDGLYAVGNDMASIMGGHYPSGGITLGPAMTFGHLAGLSLAADAVRVSGNAAPCRRSSRDDVPCSARH from the coding sequence ATGAGCGCTCCTGAGCACTACGACTGCGACGTACTGGTCATCGGCTCGGGGGCCGCTGGCCTGGCCGCCGCCGTGACCGCCGCCCACCACGGGCTGAAAGTGATCGTCGCCGAGAAGCATCACCAGCTGGGCGGCACCAGTGCCTGGTCGGGTGGCTGGTTGTGGGTACCCGGCAACCCGCTGGCAGTGGCCGAGGGGCAGTTGGAAACGCCCGGCGCCGTAGAACAGTACCTGCGCCAGCAACTGGCCACGGCGCAGCTGGATGACCGCGTGCAGGCCTACCTCGAACAGGGGCCACGGATGGTCGACTTCTTCCAGCGGCATACCCACGTGCAGTTTTATTCAGGCAGCCGCATGCCCGACATGCATGAAGGGCCGGGAGCCGCCCTGGGCGGCCGTTCGCTGTGCGCGCAACCGTTCGATGGACGGCGGCTGGGGCCATGGCTGCACAGGTTGCGCCCGCCCTTGGACCTGATCAGCCTGGGCGGCATGGGTATCGCTGGCGGCATGGACCTGGGCCATTTCTTCAATGCCACGCGGTCAGTGAAATCGGCGCTTTATGTGGCCAGGCGGCTGGCGCGCCATGGGTGCGGCCGTCTGCTGCATGGGCGCGGGTTGCACCTGGTCAATGGCAACGCGCTGGTGGCCCGCCTGTTGCGCAGTGCGCTGGATTTGCAGGTGCAGGTGCGTACGCACAGCGCAGCCCTGGCATTGTTGGTGGATGGCCATCGGGTAGTGGGCGCGCGCTTGTCCACGGGCCCAGTGCGGGCGCGGTGCGGCGTAGTACTGGCGGCAGGTGGGTTTGCCCATGACAGGCAGCGGATGAGTGAAGTATTCGGGCATGACAACCACCTGTCGGCTGCGCCGGCGGAGAATACGGGGGACGGCATTCGGTTGGGTGAGATGGCTGGCGGGGTGGTGCCTGCCCTGCCCAATGGCGCTGCCTGGGCACCCGTCTCCAGGGTGATGTGCGGCGCCGGCCATACCAGCACGGCCCAGGCTTTTCCCCATTTGATGGACAGGGCCAAACCCGGCTTCATTGCCGTGCGCGACGACGGCCGCCGCTTTACCAATGAAGCCGATTCCTACCATGACTTCATGCAGGCGCTGTTCGCTGCCGACCCTGCCGACCGTCAGCCCCATTGCTGGCTGATCTGCGACCACCGCGCCCTGCGCCGCTACGGGCTTGGGGCCGCACGGCCGTTTCCGCTGCCTACCTGGGGCCTGCGTCGCCGGGGGTATCTGATCAAGGCGCGGAGCGTGGCGCAACTGGCTGAGCGCTGCGGTATCGACGCCGCTGCCCTGCACGCCACGGTGCAGCGCTTCAACCAGCAGGCGCGGCAGGGGCATGACGACGACTTTCACCGCGGCGCCTCGGCCTACAACCGCGCCCAGGGTGAAGCCACGCACCGGCCCAACCCATCGCTGGGCGAGCTGGCGCGCGGGCCGTTCTATGCGGTGAAACTGGAGCCGGGCAGCCTGGGCACCTTCATGGGCCTGGCCACCGACCGCCAGGCACGGGTGCTGGATGCACAGGGCCTGGTGGTTGACGGGTTGTATGCGGTGGGCAATGACATGGCCAGTATCATGGGCGGCCATTACCCCAGCGGCGGCATTACCCTGGGGCCGGCGATGACCTTCGGTCACCTTGCCGGCCTGAGCCTGGCAGCCGACGCCGTCAGGGTTTCAGGTAACGCAGCACCGTGTCGACGATCATCTCGCGATGACGTGCCTTGTTCTGCTCGTCACTGA
- a CDS encoding NIPSNAP family protein: protein MFYELRTYTLKPTKLADWLALYQSDALAVQTEHLGRLVGFFTTEIGDVNQVVHIWAWESLDERMARRTAMAADSRWMEFSRKNKELDAVMKLESRMMRPTAFSPLK from the coding sequence ATGTTCTATGAATTGCGCACCTACACCCTCAAACCCACCAAGCTCGCCGACTGGCTGGCGCTGTACCAGAGCGATGCCCTGGCCGTGCAGACCGAGCACCTGGGCCGCCTGGTGGGTTTCTTCACCACCGAAATCGGCGACGTGAACCAGGTGGTGCATATCTGGGCCTGGGAAAGCCTGGACGAGCGCATGGCCCGGCGCACCGCCATGGCGGCCGACAGCCGCTGGATGGAGTTCAGCCGCAAGAACAAGGAGCTGGACGCCGTGATGAAACTGGAGTCGCGAATGATGCGCCCCACTGCATTCTCGCCGCTCAAGTAG